The window TTTTTGCTAAAACCACAAGGCCAAAGCAAGCACCATTACTGCCGCTCTTTAGGGATGGTTGTTAGCAAGGAGCTCTCTTTAGGAAAGAGGGCACAGACCTGCTCACAGCTGCCTGCAGAGAAGCTCACATGCAGTTACTTGTCCACAATAAAATGAAAAGCCTTCACCTGACCTTGGCAAAAGCCAAGACTTCACACTTAATGAACACAAGCCTGCTCCTACTCAAAGCCCTGAGAGCAAAGGGTTGGCAGGGAGAAGAGTGCCTTAAGAATACTGAATTTCTTGAATATTACCATGGAATTGTGTGTTTTAGGAAGGGCAAGTCTCCACTGCAGCATGAGTGAGTCACAAATAAATGCAACAGGGAGGGGAGGCTGTTGGGCTGAAGGCAGAACATCGCAAGCCCATCACACTCTGTACATTTGCTGAGAATGTTCCAACAGCTCCCCTGCACATCCAGCCTTATCTGGTTCCTAAACAGGGAAAGGCGAATACATGCTTTGAGAATGACCAGATACATCTACCATATTGCTAATGGTATTGGTTGAAATGAGTGGACACATACAACATCTGGTTGGAAGGTTCATCGAGAGGtcagctttggctcagggcctgttgtTCAAGCCTCAGTACTTCAACCCTACAAGCACCAGGCAAAAACTGTCGAGACCTCACGCAGCCCCAGAGGCATTCTTGGTACATGTCAACCCTCTGCCTCTTAACTGGAATTAAGCAAGAGCATAGGGAAGGGACGTGTGGGAGGTAGTAACTCATCATCATTTCACCTGCTGaaccaaaaaaaaggaggagctggagcaaaCCCATCACTGAGGGAAAACACATTGAAAAATTACTAGCAAATCCATTTTGTATGAAGTGCTATAAATTTGCTTTCCAAGAATTAGAATTATTTTGCAGCTACTCCATTTATTCCATAACATGTCTTCTTGGGGAAGCCTCTGGGTTACAGGCAGTTCTCCAGTTGCTGTAGGCTCCTGCAGATCTACAAGTCCTGGTTTACAAGAGGTTTTTGCTGCAACCACTACACCTGACTGACCTCAGATTGAGGGGAGGGAGAAAACAATTGCAGAAGGCATCATTccaaaaagtaattttcttgcagcataaagaaaaaaaaaccaactaattTATGCCACAAATCATCATTTTAGTTGTCTTTTGAACAAGACAATAGAGCAATTTTGTAGGGAACTAACACCTGTGGAGTAAGGTGAAGCCATAACTTAAGAGGAGGTTTAGATCGTATCAATAACGGGCTTGGGAAGAACCCAATTTGGACCAAACTAAGGCAGTCTTTCCCTCTAAAAAAATGCCGCTTGGCTCGGGACCCTTGCAGCCTCACAGAGGTGCAGGCAGCACATACCTGCATCAGGGAGAGCGCAAGAAGTAACTCCGTCGGGAAGCCAAGGTAGAGAGGAGACTCCTGACCTCCTCCAGCGCTGGGCACGTTCCAGGAGGCCGTGCCAGAAGCTTTCCTGCGGCTCGGCGAGTGCTGCCCATGTCCCTGAAGCGCCGCTCCCGCCCACCCCTCACTGCGGGGCGGGTAAGGGGTGCGGTGACACGggcaccgggggggggggggagggggctcTTTTTAAAGGTGGCCCAGGCTCCTCCCCGTGCCcgcccctctcctctcctcccctgccctcctcccctcctgTCGTTCCCACCCCTCAGGGCGGGCTTGCCCCCTACGCTCCGCCCCTCGCCCCCGGCGGGGCAGCGCGGGCAGCGGCACCGGTGGCAGCACGGGCGGTACCGGCATGTcctgagcggcggcggcggccgatcCGGGCCGGAGCCAGCACGGAGGGCTCGGTGGAGCAGCGGGCCAAGGGCCGGGCCCCCATGAAGGAGAAGGaggcgggcgcggagcggggcaAGCCCGCCACTTACACCGGGGACAAGAAGGCGCGCATGGCGGCCAAGACCAACAAGAAGTGGGTGCGCCTGGCCACCGTGCTGGCCTACGTGCTCTCCGTCTCGCTGGCCGCCATCGTGCTCGCCGTCTACTACAGCCTCATCTGGCAGCCGGTgcgcggcagcggcggctcctccagccccggccccggcgccgccgccaCCCCCGCGCAGCTCCGCGCCGCGCCCGCCGGACCTACGGCGGGGCCTCCGCCCGCGCCGCCGcgcaccggccccggccccgccgccaccgccccgcCGGCCGCGTCCCCCTCGCCCGCGGCCGGGAGCGGGCCGGGCGCCGGCAGCCCCTGAGCCGGGCGGGCCGCGggaggccgcgcgccgccggggaTGCGGCCCCGGGGCTCGGCCGAGGATGGAGACCGATGGCTCGCCCGTCCCTGCGGCACCGTGCAGCGCCCGTGG is drawn from Melospiza melodia melodia isolate bMelMel2 chromosome 6, bMelMel2.pri, whole genome shotgun sequence and contains these coding sequences:
- the INAFM2 gene encoding putative transmembrane protein INAFM2, which gives rise to MKEKEAGAERGKPATYTGDKKARMAAKTNKKWVRLATVLAYVLSVSLAAIVLAVYYSLIWQPVRGSGGSSSPGPGAAATPAQLRAAPAGPTAGPPPAPPRTGPGPAATAPPAASPSPAAGSGPGAGSP